One part of the Pseudoliparis swirei isolate HS2019 ecotype Mariana Trench chromosome 6, NWPU_hadal_v1, whole genome shotgun sequence genome encodes these proteins:
- the hapln3 gene encoding hyaluronan and proteoglycan link protein 3 encodes MLGLLRPLLAACLYLQLPGYSNGYSNGYSNGFHYQDISNGNGNGEIYFNGIRLHVESPQLSVSATRGSSVTLPCHFHYEPELAAPRRTRVKWSWVPASLAGGPASSEEAFVRETQVMVAMGDRHRSYGDFRGRVRLRRSAPGDMSLVINELRLNDTGRYRCEVIDGLEDESVTVELELRGVVFPYYSQKGRYIFDFFGARRACRDQEAALATFEQLFSAWQDGLDWCNAGWLADGTVQYPITAPRDGCGGADLAPGLRSYGQRHRLLHRYDAFCFSASANGAVYFLKHQTKLNFTEAVQACAGDGSQIAKVGQMYAAWRLMGLDRCDAGWLSDGSVRYPVTRARANCGPPEPGVRSFGFPPPYLRFGVYCCR; translated from the exons ATGCTCGGCCTGCTGCGCCCCCTACTGGCCGCCTGCCTGTACCTGCAGCTGCCCGGCTACAGCAACGGCTACAGCAACGGCTACAGCAACGGCTTCCACTACCAGGACATCAGCAACGGGAACGGGAACGGAGAGA TTTACTTCAACGGGATTCGTCTGCACGTGGAATCCCCGCAGCTCTCGGTGTCGGCCACCAGgggcagcagcgtcaccctgcCGTGCCACTTCCACTACGAGCCCGAGCTGGCGGCGCCGCGCCGGACGCGGGTCAAGTGGTCCTGGGTGCCCGCCAGCCTCGCcggtggccccgcctcctccgagGAGGCCTTCGTCAGGGAAACCCAGGTGATGGTCGCCATGGGCGACCGGCACCGCAGCTACGGCGACTTCCGGGGCCGCGTGCGCCTGCGCCGCTCGGCGCCGGGCGACATGTCGCTCGTGATCAACGAGCTGCGGCTCAACGACACGGGCCGGTACCGGTGTGAGGTCATCGACGGCCTGGAGGACGAGAGCGTgacggtggagctggagctgcggG GCGTGGTGTTCCCGTACTATTCCCAGAAAGGACGCTACATCTTCGACTTCTTCGGGGCGCGGCGGGCGTGCCGCGACCAGGAGGCCGCGCTGGCCACGTTCGAGCAGCTGTTCTCGGCGTGGCAGGACGGCTTGGACTGGTGCAACGCCGGCTGGCTGGCCGACGGCACCGTGCAGTATCCCATCACGGCGCCGCGCGACGGCTGCGGCGGCGCCGACTTGGCGCCCGGCCTGCGCAGCTACGGGCAGCGGCACCGCCTCCTCCACCGCTACGACGCCTTCTGCTTCTCCGCCTCCGCCAACG GGGCCGTCTACTTCCTGAAGCACCAGACCAAGCTCAACTTCACCGAGGCGGTCCAGGCCTGCGCCGGCGACGGGAGTCAGATCGCCAAAGTGGGCCAGATGTACGCCGCCTGGAGGCTGATGGGATTGGACCGCTGCGACGCCGGATGGCTGTCCGACGGGAGCGTCCGGTACCCCGTCACCAGGGCCCGGGCCAACTGCGGCCCGCCGGAACCAGGGGTGCGTAGCTTCGGGTTCCCCCCGCCGTACCTGAGATTTGGCGTCTACTGTTGCCGGTAG